From one Henningerozyma blattae CBS 6284 chromosome 1, complete genome genomic stretch:
- the VMA10 gene encoding H(+)-transporting V1 sector ATPase subunit G (similar to Saccharomyces cerevisiae VMA10 (YHR039C-A); ancestral locus Anc_5.304), with protein sequence MSNQNGIATLLKAEKEAHEIVSQARKYRQDKLKQAKTDAATEIATYKAKKDQELKDFESKNAGGVGELEKNAESEVQVELKEIEKTAKDKQDDIIKLLVDAVTTPAPELHINVA encoded by the exons ATG TCTAATCAAAACGGTATCGcaactttattaaaagcTGAAAAGGAAGCTCACGAAATTGTTTCTCAAGCTAGAAAATATAGacaagataaattaaagcAAGCCAAGACTGATGCTGCTACTGAAATAGCTACTTACAAAGCTAAGAAGGACCaagaattgaaagattttGAGAGTAAGAATGCTGGTGGTGTCggtgaattagaaaaaaatgcaGAAAGTGAAGTACAGgttgaattaaaagagaTCGAAAAAACTGCCAAGGATAAACAAGATGATATTATCAAGCTACTTGTCGATGCTGTTACTACACCAGCTCCAGAATTGCATATTAATGTGGCCTAA
- the BCD1 gene encoding Bcd1p (similar to Saccharomyces cerevisiae BCD1 (YHR040W); ancestral locus Anc_5.303): MTTLCDVCQKSEFKYKCPKCMKKTCSLACSKSHKTTDKCSGKNDTATNYISSEIIKGADDEKHESNVIVQRDYNYLIGMKREIELQIKDGKNKNKRAFQGINKNVIFNKKNTMNKKSKHDATDSNADSRPSIQKLIRRGVNCIMVPKGMQRSLQNKSKWETALGLFVWSIEWVLFSSDPSTGPFKYVSHRVKETDTISDGIGKIIYEKFVEYYGLPNEETKTLRKEKIVASKIKFYTKWFPQNSTQLDSKTLVPIDFKDKCIGELFRNKTVIEFPTIFIVKNIRDIPSEYTVLEKEPVEVISKQNSNHDIQNDTRDAHMQTKSHNRQNKINLDGKDSKYIQSSIQRSNIPLNLTVSAPKKPHSKGNLLNLEGYSSSDSESDSEDSKPEEVSSRNPFDQSTLPLTINVNSEKTLDNDSENDDYTPGL, encoded by the coding sequence ATGACTACTTTATGTGATGTGTGCCAAAAGAgtgaatttaaatacaaatGTCCTAAATGTATGAAAAAAACATGCTCCCTTGCTTGTTCCAAATCACACAAGACTACTGATAAATGTTCAGGTAAAAATGATACAGCTACTAATTATATATCTagtgaaataataaaaggtGCAGATGATGAAAAGCACGAATCAAATGTTATTGTCCAAAGagattataattatttaattggaATGAAAAGAGAAATTGAATTACAGATAAAGGATGGCaagaataagaataaaagaGCTTTTCAAGggataaataaaaatgtaatttttaataagaaGAATACCATGAACAAAAAATCCAAGCACGATGCCACAGATTCAAATGCTGATAGTAGGCCAtctattcaaaaattgattCGAAGAGGTGTTAACTGTATCATGGTCCCCAAAGGTATGCAAAGATCTCTACAAAACAAAAGTAAATGGGAAACAGCTCTTGGTTTATTTGTGTGGTCAATTGAATGGGTATTATTTTCCTCCGATCCTTCTACAGGCCCTTTCAAATATGTAAGCCATAGAGTTAAAGAAACAGATACCATATCCGATGGAATTGGGAAGAttatatatgaaaaattcgTGGAATATTATGGTTTACCTAACGAGGAAACAAAGACtttaagaaaagaaaaaattgttgccagtaaaataaaattttatactAAATGGTTTCCTCAGAATTCTACTCAGTTAGACTCCAAAACTTTGGTACCAATCGACTTTAAAGACAAATGTATTGGtgaattatttagaaataaaacTGTTATTGAATTCCCTACTATATTTATTGTCAAGAATATACGAGATATACCGTCAGAATATACCGTATTGGAAAAGGAACCCGTAGAAGTAATTTCTAAACAAAATTCTAATCATGACATTCAAAACGATACAAGAGATGCTCACATGCAAACAAAGTCTCATAATAGacaaaacaaaatcaatttaGACGGCAAAGATTCCAAATATATCCAATCCTCTATACAGAGATCCAATATACCTTTAAACCTAACAGTCTCAGCACCAAAAAAGCCTCATTCTAAGGGAAACCTACTGAACTTAGAAGGGTATTCTAGTAGTGACAGTGAGAGCGATTCAGAAGACTCTAAGCCTGAAGAAGTTTCTTCACGCAACCCTTTCGACCAATCCACTTTACCATTAACTATAAATGTTAATTCAGAGAAGACCCTTGATAATGATAGTGAGAATGATGATTACACTCCAGGTCTGTAA
- the XRS2 gene encoding Xrs2p (similar to Saccharomyces cerevisiae XRS2 (YDR369C); ancestral locus Anc_5.435) translates to MWIISYSYKSADDTLTNVSCCLKQNETYSIGRSKKSPLFVKNDKSISRQHVTFHWTGNLNNQLSLLNQGKLTRVNSRILNPAETLLFNADIEHPAEVELGATPVVVCGAWTNHVYNIPIEFQQFESQLKDYGFNINFGPQKNEAITYVIDIEPRPMNNNFISGTLYYSLVNKSIILKSSFLTSLLNLLNPNVTTFNIDFQNLLDASKIEDFRNINLESLKVELTGIKLIVLNDNTTDLIYFIAAMEVINLPTITTEDDTIFINTVKSHSEERLILLTTSNSRHIETIKVHTFKDFYQGIKNQNINHLIQVIKKDSPHTIERNSRETISLNNENQTYSQLSPYIEDNNKVNSNTISDSLLKQTSELIKPSVNDHAPEKPPVKRRRLNRKRVQPLDSLHFFVGGNTNPTQNNLSQTESDLKNVANPRNVFSQRKSNDKIDKDEIIVSQPYTKEPFLKEDLSIPTSITKQMSLSNNETLQYPSNSQHSPVSLQEPICSNIGSNIPSIGKEDTNPSLVTNKIMAASTSKKDVKILAARSKKPLNDSIDMDMSDQAELTDIHSAATDQQYEKKTLSNYILNNKPDDQANSLKRSKEQEKGTVSPVKRSPTPNNFISALQDAKNRETDRLGSKFVKIYDEELTEEAINKFSNLAVVETNVDIVISEGKKNNESITDIDPKWKGRKNFKNFVKQLPKYRMKTMPSGDNGVASFIRNSAFLLAREYVPMQEFKMNNQGNRIQEFPEFPVEYSPQQAEQLPSNGASMNTITQTFSSDDLETLEQSFSFSRASGGDINNNVYPHITKTTKGNSLFVTEDDDDDATISQNFDTETSPDHNLVANLARNMVSIDDTHPNISIDQNNDLGIEISMSGNDDNHIRSTSSNMNSLNRNHSTKLHNSRSLPSNNSRQSFRVMEGSEDDDDDAPKFKFSRKR, encoded by the coding sequence ATGTGGAttatttcatattcatataaATCAGCAGATGATACATTGACTAATGTATCATGCTGTTTAAAACAAAACGAAACTTATTCGATCGGTAGATCAAAAAAATCACCTTTGTttgttaaaaatgataaaagtATATCTAGACAACACGTTACATTCCATTGGACTGggaatttaaataatcaattaagTTTGCTTAATCAAGGAAAATTAACAAGAGTCAATTCCAGGATTTTAAATCCCGCTgaaacattattattcaatgcAGATATTGAGCATCCTGCCGAGGTGGAACTTGGCGCAACTCCAGTAGTAGTGTGCGGAGCTTGGACCAACCATGTTTACAATATACCAATTgaatttcaacaatttgaaagccaattaaaagattatggatttaatataaattttggGCCTCAAAAGAATGAAGCAATTACATATGTCATCGATATTGAACCCCGACctatgaataataattttatatcaGGTACGCTATATTACTCATTAGTAAATAAATccattatattaaaatccTCATTTTTAACTTCTCTgttaaatcttttgaatCCAAATGTAACAacatttaatattgattttcAAAACTTATTAGATGCTAGcaaaattgaagattttagaaatataaatttagaaaGCTTAAAAGTAGAACTAACTGGAATAAAACTCATAGTGTTAAATGACAACACCACTGATTTAATATACTTTATAGCTGCAATGGAGGTAATTAATTTACCAACTATCACTACAGAAGATGATACCATATTCATTAACACAGTTAAAAGCCACTCAGAAGAGCgacttattttattaactACTTCAAATAGTAGACATATTGAAACTATTAAAGTTCATacttttaaagatttcTATCAAGGtattaaaaatcaaaatattaaccATTTGATtcaagtaataaaaaaagattctCCACATACAATAGAAAGGAATTCAAGAGAAACTATctcattaaataatgaaaatcaAACTTACAGCCAATTATCTCCATATAtagaagataataataaagtaaaCAGCAATACAATATCTGATTCACTTTTAAAACAAACATCTGAACTAATAAAACCCTCAGTCAATGACCATGCTCCAGAAAAGCCACCAGtgaaaagaagaagattaaATAGAAAACGTGTTCAACCATTAGACAGCTTACACTTCTTTGTTGGTGGTAATACAAATCCAacacaaaataatttatctcaAACAGAATCGGATCTCAAAAATGTAGCAAATCCTCGTAACGTATTTTCACAAAGGAAATCTAACGACAAGATTGATAAGGATGAAATAATAGTTTCACAACCTTATACAAAAGAGCCATTTCTGAAAGAAGACCTTTCAATACCAACCAGTATAACGAAGCAAATGTCActttctaataatgaaacttTACAATATCCTTCAAATTCACAACACTCACCTGTTAGTTTACAAGAACCAATATGCTCAAATATAGGCTCAAATATACCTAGTATTGGAAAAGAAGACACTAACCCTAGCTTAGTgactaataaaataatggCTGCTTCTACTTCTAAAAAAGATGTTAAAATTCTTGCAGCGCGAAGCAAAAAACCTTTGAATGATTCAATAGATATGGATATGAGCGATCAGGCTGAACTAACAGATATCCATTCTGCAGCTACTGATCAACAAtatgaaaagaaaacatTATCCAactatatattaaataataaacctGACGACCAAGCTAACTCTTTAAAAAGGTCCAAGGAACAAGAGAAAGGAACTGTGTCACCAGTGAAACGATCCCCAACTcctaataatttcatttctGCACTTCAAGATGCCAAGAATAGAGAAACAGATAGATTAGGATCTAAATTTGTGAAGATTTACGATGAGGAGCTTACTGAAGAAgccattaataaatttagtAATCTAGCAGTTGTAGAAACAAATGTagatattgttattagtgAAGGCAAGAAGAATAATGAATCAATTACAGATATAGACCCAAAATGGAAAGGAcgtaaaaattttaaaaactttGTTAAACAATTACCAAAATATAGAATGAAGACAATGCCTTCTGGTGACAACGGTGTAGCAAGTTTTATTAGGAATAGTGCCTTTTTATTAGCAAGAGAGTATGTACCAATGCAAGAATTTAAGATGAATAATCAAGGTAATAGAATACAAGAATTTCCAGAGTTTCCTGTTGAGTACTCACCTCAGCAAGCTGAACAGCTTCCAAGCAATGGTGCGTCGATGAATACCATAACCCAAACATTTTCTTCTGATGATCTAGAAACTCTTGAGCAATCATTTAGCTTTTCACGAGCTTCCGGCGGggatattaataataatgtataTCCACATATTACGAAAACTACTAAAGGGAATAGCCTATTTGTTACAGaggatgatgatgatgatgctACTATATCTCAGAACTTCGATACTGAAACGTCTCCAGATCATAATTTGGTCGCCAATTTAGCTCGTAATATGGTAAGTATTGACGATACTCATCCAAATATATCAATAGaccaaaataatgatttaggAATAGAAATATCCATGAGTGGGAATGATGATAACCATATTAGATCCACATCATCAAATATGAATAGCCTTAATAGAAATCACAGCACTAAATTGCATAATTCACGTTCATTACCGTCCAACAATTCAAGACAATCATTTAGAGTCATGGAGGGTAGTGAAGACGATGACGACGATGCaccaaaattcaaattcagtAGAAAAAGGTAG
- the TBLA0A02835 gene encoding uncharacterized protein, translating into MAVTLKNCTETITLNNGTKIPVIGLGTYLSKQNEVYEAVVTAAKAGYRHVDTAAFYKNEEQVGKAVKDCGVPRSEMYVTTKVWPTELRDPEAALDKSLKRLGLEYIDLYLMHWPVTLKTDTIKDGELMCIPRLPDGNADVDKDWTFVQAWEAMQKLLKSGKVKSIGVSNFSINNIKELLAAPTTTVVPVVNQVEVQPLLPNDELIEFCRSKDIITQAYCPFGGSEAPLIKDATVVEIAKGNGVDAGQVITSWHVQRGYVVLPKSVKESRIISNLKTFTLSDADMTKMNNISKTQGEKRLNNVNFSPFPIFE; encoded by the coding sequence aTGGCTGTCACTTTAAAGAACTGTACTGAAACTATTACCTTGAACAATGGCACCAAAATTCCAGTCATTGGTTTAGGGACTTACTTATCTAAACAAAATGAAGTCTACGAAGCTGTTGTAACTGCTGCCAAAGCTGGTTACAGACATGTTGATACTGCAGCTTTCTACAAGAATGAAGAACAAGTTGGTAAAGCTGTCAAAGATTGTGGTGTGCCAAGATCTGAAATGTATGTCACCACCAAAGTTTGGCCTACTGAGTTACGTGACCCTGAAGCTGCTTTagataaatctttaaagaGATTGGGATTGGAATATATTGACTTATATTTAATGCACTGGCCAGTTACATTGAAGACCGATACCATCAAAGATGGCGAGTTGATGTGCATTCCAAGATTACCAGACGGTAATGCTGATGTGGATAAGGATTGGACCTTTGTTCAAGCTTGGGAAGCTATGCAAaagttattaaaatctGGTAAAGTTAAATCTATTGGtgtttctaatttttctattaacAATATTAAGGAATTATTAGCTGCTCCAACCACCACAGTCGTTCCAGTAGTTAACCAAGTCGAAGTTCAACCATTATTGCctaatgatgaattaatcGAATTCTGCCGTTCTAAGGATATCATCACTCAAGCTTATTGTCCATTTGGTGGTAGTGAAGCAccattaataaaagatgCCACTGTTGTGGAAATTGCCAAGGGAAATGGAGTTGATGCTGGTCAAGTTATTACCAGCTGGCACGTACAAAGAGGCTATGTTGTCTTGCCAAAATCCGTCAAAGAAAGtagaattatttctaaCTTGAAAACTTTCACTTTATCTGATGCAGACATGACCAAAATGAACAACATCTCCAAGACTCAAGGTGAAAAGAGATTAAACAATGTCAACTTTTCTCCTTTCCCAATCTTCGAATAG
- the RRF1 gene encoding Rrf1p (similar to Saccharomyces cerevisiae RRF1 (YHR038W); ancestral locus Anc_5.306) has translation MYILNALEICTKPVFLNKPLTNVRFLTQGLPLYKKVKGNKHTKNSVQREDDITEIVEVSSYAKRAENQFAETLEACKKALNDAKQGNSNPKIFNKMKLQNGKIFTDVATISTKGANALLVTVFDPKDVNVIISSIFSAGLNLNPQKIPNNNQQLKIALPPITTESRQKKCKELKEIFELYKNSSKKESLTAIRLNILKEMKNIQPRTDEVKKALQDVEKIHKEYGTKLQDIYKTIEKNMME, from the coding sequence ATGTATATACTTAATGCTTTAGAAATATGTACCAAGCCAGTTTTCCTTAACAAACCTTTAACAAATGTTCGATTTTTAACTCAAGGGTTGCCCCTCTATAAAAAAGTAAAGGGAAATAAACACACTAAAAATTCTGTACAAAGAGAGGATGATATAACTGAAATTGTTGAAGTATCAAGTTATGCTAAAAGAGCTGAAAATCAGTTTGCAGAAACGTTGGAAGCATGTAAGAAAGCATTAAATGATGCTAAGCAAGGTAATTCAAatccaaaaatttttaataaaatgaaattgcAAAATGGGAAAATATTCACTGATGTTGCAACAATATCTACCAAGGGGGCAAATGCACTCTTAGTTACAGTATTTGACCCTAAGGATGTGAATGTTATTATCTCGAGTATTTTTTCAGCAGGATTAAACTTAAACCCAcaaaaaattccaaataataaccaacaattgaaaattgcATTACCTCCGATCACAACAGAATCACGTCAAAAGAAGTGTAAGGAACTCAAAGAAATCTTTGAACTTTATAAGAATTCATCAAAGAAAGAAAGTTTAACAGCAATTagattaaatattttaaaagaaatgaaaaatattcagcCAAGGACTGATGAAGTTAAGAAAGCTTTACAAGatgttgaaaaaattcataAAGAATATGGCACCAAATTGcaagatatatataaaactattgaaaaaaatatgatggAGTGA
- the TBLA0A02825 gene encoding uncharacterized protein has protein sequence MSAALKNCTATVKLNTGANIPAIGLGTWRSENNDGYDSVIAAAKVGYRHIDTAAIYGNEDQVGKAINECGVTRSELFVTTKLWGTQQRDPETALNQSLKRLGLDYVDLYLIHWPVAFKTDTIKDGNLLTIPKKDGEADIDYPEWNFIKTWELMQNLLKTGKTKAIGISNFSINNIKELLAAPTTTVTPACNQVEVHPLLPQDELIAFCKEKGIVIEAYSPLGGINAPVLKDETIIEIAKRNNVDAGQVVTSWHVQRGYVVLPKSVKESRIISNLKTFTLSDDDMTKINNLVKVKGENRTCDLGIKGFPMFQ, from the coding sequence ATGTCTGCTGCTTTGAAAAACTGTACTGCTACCGTTAAGTTAAACACTGGTGCTAACATTCCAGCTATTGGGTTGGGTACATGGAGATCTGAAAACAACGATGGTTACGATTCCGTCATTGCTGCTGCCAAGGTTGGTTACAGACATATTGATACTGCGGCTATCTACGGTAACGAAGATCAAGTCGGTAAAGCTATTAATGAATGTGGTGTTACTCGttctgaattatttgttacCACCAAATTATGGGGTACCCAACAACGTGATCCAGAAACTGCCTTGAACCAATCCTTAAAGAGATTAGGTTTGGATTATGTTGACttatatttgattcatTGGCCAGTAGCTTTTAAGACTGATACCATCAAGGATGGTAACCTTTTAACTATCCCAAAGAAAGACGGTGAAGCTGATATAGATTATCCAGAATGGAACTTCATCAAAACTTGGGAATTGATGCAAAACTTGTTAAAGACCGGTAAGACCAAAGCTATTGGTATCTCTAACTTTTCAATTAACAATATTAAAGAGTTGTTGGCTGCGCCAACTACCACTGTGACTCCAGCTTGTAACCAAGTTGAAGTCCATCCTTTATTACCACAAGATGAATTGATTGCTTTCTGTAAAGAGAAGGGTATCGTCATTGAAGCTTATTCTCCATTAGGTGGTATCAATGCTCCTGTCTTAAAGGATGAAAccattattgaaattgcTAAGAGAAACAATGTCGATGCTGGTCAAGTCGTTACCAGCTGGCACGTACAAAGAGGCTATGTTGTCTTGCCAAAATCCGTCAAAGAAAGtagaattatttctaaCTTAAAGACTTTCACTTTatctgatgatgatatgACTAAGATTAATAACTTAGTTAAAGTTAAGGGTGAAAATAGAACTTGTGATTTAGGTATTAAGGGCTTTCCAATGTTCCAATAG